Proteins encoded together in one Myxococcus stipitatus window:
- a CDS encoding TIGR02269 family lipoprotein, with amino-acid sequence MVVLLLLARCASAPFAGHVALSRGADSAEDCAEAAEEDDDEGCVTVACVGATCGLYRCEDVSSAPLALRGGGAAAPMAGVGTSPQRYWGAPQVMPGREPVLVFHMARPEELPSTKALRKAREEWEKVPKEKHHIFPRAFEEYFRGQHINIHEYALAIDMKRHKELHRGERGAPWNADWEAFIWRMEREREGGVPRSEIRRRLFEFAGGMIQRYRLVGMPLSYWQTLTANMRLAEAG; translated from the coding sequence GTGGTGGTGCTGCTCCTGTTGGCCCGCTGCGCGTCGGCGCCCTTCGCTGGGCACGTCGCTCTGTCGCGCGGGGCCGACTCGGCGGAGGACTGCGCCGAGGCGGCCGAGGAGGACGATGACGAGGGGTGCGTCACCGTTGCGTGCGTCGGTGCCACCTGTGGCCTGTACCGATGCGAAGACGTCTCGTCCGCGCCGCTGGCCCTGAGAGGTGGTGGCGCCGCGGCACCGATGGCGGGCGTCGGCACCTCACCTCAGCGCTACTGGGGCGCCCCACAGGTCATGCCGGGCCGCGAGCCGGTCCTCGTCTTCCACATGGCGCGGCCCGAGGAATTGCCGAGCACGAAGGCGCTCCGCAAGGCGCGCGAGGAATGGGAGAAGGTCCCGAAGGAGAAGCACCACATCTTTCCCCGCGCCTTCGAGGAGTACTTCCGGGGACAGCACATCAACATCCACGAGTACGCCCTCGCCATCGACATGAAGCGGCACAAGGAGCTTCACCGAGGCGAACGAGGCGCACCGTGGAATGCGGACTGGGAGGCCTTCATCTGGCGAATGGAGCGAGAGCGCGAAGGCGGCGTCCCTCGAAGCGAGATTCGGCGTCGACTCTTCGAGTTTGCCGGGGGCATGATTCAAAGGTACCGACTCGTCGGGATGCCCTTGTCGTACTGGCAAACGCTCACGGCGAATATGCGGCTGGCGGAGGCTGGGTGA
- a CDS encoding AHH domain-containing protein has translation MRALAIAALLLLASGCASTRVVHLDTGRGDPIAFTPEESEPVEIGEDAFKSAVAQLVLDMRLDVAFQEVEQDDRRSLLASSAGLVDGAQGKPVHPSYERICQRQDEPHTCLSLLAGGLALGPTERRIFALYFALDTVWKGVEEAIRDMVNAAALRAMVTTMIGTALVMLVAPEPITKLIAIALTASLIAYLGTGPVWNIGQGFLRLMDESRDAVRVDELASAGHRFGKVLGDNGARVLVVVALAALGGKSAMAAQGPRMPGFAQAAARARMEGGFQLAGALTGEVQAISVPSAGVLNVTLAPTAVAAVAMEAGEGTGAVTGAAGGIQGDPDGKVHHICTDKNTISDTNGGPWTQRFQALFDKAEMSLNDPANLIRITGHQGPHPIEYHRAIFARLTNATARCGSTAACRVALERELARVARDLLREGSSLRKLITKRPGE, from the coding sequence GTGAGAGCTTTAGCCATTGCTGCATTGTTGCTGCTAGCGAGCGGGTGCGCGTCGACTCGTGTCGTCCACCTCGACACGGGGCGAGGCGACCCAATCGCCTTCACGCCGGAGGAGTCCGAACCCGTCGAGATAGGAGAAGACGCGTTCAAGAGTGCGGTCGCGCAGCTCGTCCTGGACATGCGATTGGACGTCGCGTTCCAGGAGGTCGAGCAGGACGACCGGCGTTCCCTGCTGGCTTCCTCGGCGGGCCTCGTCGACGGTGCGCAAGGAAAGCCGGTCCACCCGTCCTATGAGCGCATCTGCCAGCGGCAGGATGAACCCCACACCTGCCTGAGCCTGCTTGCCGGTGGGTTGGCGCTCGGGCCCACGGAGCGGCGCATCTTCGCGCTCTACTTCGCCCTCGACACAGTGTGGAAAGGCGTCGAGGAAGCGATTCGCGACATGGTGAACGCCGCGGCCCTTCGCGCCATGGTGACGACGATGATCGGAACGGCGCTCGTCATGCTGGTAGCGCCCGAGCCCATCACGAAGCTGATAGCCATCGCGCTGACCGCCTCATTGATTGCGTATCTGGGGACGGGGCCTGTCTGGAACATCGGACAAGGCTTCCTCCGACTCATGGACGAGTCACGGGATGCCGTGCGCGTCGACGAACTGGCGAGCGCGGGACATCGCTTCGGCAAGGTGCTGGGAGACAATGGGGCCCGTGTCCTGGTGGTGGTCGCCCTGGCGGCGCTCGGAGGGAAGAGTGCCATGGCCGCCCAGGGGCCACGCATGCCGGGCTTCGCTCAGGCGGCTGCTCGGGCTCGGATGGAAGGCGGCTTCCAGCTCGCGGGGGCATTGACTGGAGAGGTCCAGGCCATCTCGGTCCCGTCGGCTGGGGTGTTGAACGTGACGCTCGCGCCAACCGCGGTCGCCGCGGTTGCGATGGAGGCTGGCGAAGGCACTGGGGCCGTGACGGGAGCCGCGGGCGGCATCCAGGGCGACCCCGACGGCAAGGTGCATCACATCTGCACGGACAAGAACACGATCTCCGACACGAATGGAGGACCGTGGACACAACGGTTTCAGGCGCTCTTCGACAAGGCGGAGATGAGCCTCAATGATCCCGCGAACCTCATACGCATCACAGGACACCAGGGGCCACACCCCATTGAGTATCACAGGGCCATCTTCGCCAGGCTCACCAACGCGACTGCTCGCTGCGGCTCAACCGCTGCTTGTCGCGTCGCACTTGAACGAGAGCTTGCCAGGGTTGCTCGGGATCTTCTAAGGGAAGGGTCGAGCTTGCGGAAGCTGATTACGAAGCGCCCCGGAGAGTAG
- a CDS encoding imm11 family protein, producing the protein MERRFFDLGPDEYVKGRWYLGDPTHGNGVELADVWRFSDGEPIDLSERLRVPVRQAGAALDIEFAGVGLTPIVSARVASVFRERAPNDVQLFPVDVDGESKPYFLLNVIRKIRCIDDEASEEVQLRTAEDYEDRIGEYCSVIGLRIDKSKVGTARVFRLWGWRVPLVVDEDIKDALEANGISGGRFDEV; encoded by the coding sequence GTGGAACGACGATTCTTTGATCTGGGTCCAGACGAGTATGTGAAGGGTCGTTGGTACCTCGGAGACCCGACCCATGGGAACGGCGTGGAGCTCGCTGATGTCTGGAGGTTCTCGGATGGCGAGCCGATCGATCTCTCCGAGCGGCTTCGAGTGCCGGTTCGCCAAGCTGGAGCTGCACTCGACATCGAGTTCGCGGGAGTGGGTCTCACTCCTATCGTCTCCGCGCGCGTCGCATCTGTGTTCCGCGAGCGAGCCCCAAACGACGTTCAGCTCTTCCCTGTCGATGTGGACGGAGAGTCGAAGCCCTACTTCCTTCTCAATGTGATTCGGAAGATTCGGTGCATTGATGACGAGGCTTCCGAAGAAGTTCAGCTTCGCACCGCGGAGGACTATGAGGACCGAATCGGGGAGTATTGCTCAGTCATTGGATTGCGTATCGACAAGTCCAAGGTAGGCACTGCGCGGGTGTTCCGATTGTGGGGCTGGCGTGTTCCGCTGGTGGTCGACGAGGACATCAAAGATGCCCTCGAGGCCAACGGCATTTCTGGAGGACGATTCGACGAGGTC
- a CDS encoding PQQ-dependent sugar dehydrogenase: MRILSMPLIVATLLVGCRDDSEPTSPDSGALQQDSGVSGDDAGIPEDDAGVPEDDAGVPEDPLPSGPPVPQGPPNVPEFNPAFPGQTRVPAIQTKTPIQVTEIASGFRNPWAIAFLPDQRMLVTEKATGSLYIVTQQGAKSPAVSGLPAVDARGQGGLLDVEVSPDYAESQRIFWTYSEPRTGGNGLAVARARLVDGAQPRVENVQIIFRMMPTLESTLHSGGRMVFTPDGKLFVTLGERSILAGRVQAQDVKSHLGKVVRIHPDGTVPQDNPYLGNPDAKPELWSVGHRNVLSAALDSQGRLWTVEMGPQGGDEVNLTEAGKDYGWPTIGYGEEYSGAPIHQSTQAPGMEQPVYYWDPVIAPSGMTIYSGTLFPEWRNNMFIGGLAAQALVRLMVRNDRVVGEEHLLKNLNARIREVVQGPEGALYLLTDATNGKLLKVTPQ; the protein is encoded by the coding sequence ATGCGCATACTGTCGATGCCCCTCATCGTTGCCACCCTCCTGGTCGGTTGCCGAGACGATTCAGAACCCACGTCACCGGACTCGGGCGCCTTGCAGCAGGACTCTGGCGTCTCTGGAGATGACGCGGGTATCCCTGAAGACGACGCGGGTGTCCCGGAGGACGACGCGGGCGTCCCTGAAGATCCGCTCCCCAGCGGTCCCCCGGTTCCGCAGGGCCCGCCCAACGTGCCCGAGTTCAATCCGGCCTTCCCCGGGCAGACGCGCGTCCCCGCCATCCAGACGAAGACGCCCATCCAGGTCACTGAGATTGCCTCGGGCTTCAGGAACCCCTGGGCCATCGCCTTCCTGCCGGACCAGCGCATGCTGGTGACGGAGAAGGCCACCGGGTCGCTCTACATCGTCACGCAGCAGGGCGCGAAGTCCCCCGCCGTCAGCGGCCTGCCCGCCGTGGACGCACGCGGTCAGGGCGGGTTGCTCGACGTGGAGGTGAGCCCGGACTACGCCGAGAGCCAGCGCATCTTTTGGACCTATTCCGAGCCTCGTACGGGCGGCAACGGACTGGCGGTGGCGCGCGCGCGCCTCGTGGACGGTGCGCAGCCTCGCGTGGAGAACGTCCAGATCATCTTCCGCATGATGCCCACGCTCGAGTCGACGCTGCACTCGGGGGGACGGATGGTGTTCACCCCGGACGGCAAGCTGTTCGTCACGCTCGGGGAGCGCTCCATCCTCGCGGGCCGTGTCCAGGCCCAGGACGTGAAGAGCCACCTCGGCAAGGTGGTTCGCATCCATCCCGACGGCACCGTGCCCCAGGACAACCCGTACCTGGGCAACCCCGATGCGAAGCCGGAGCTCTGGTCAGTGGGTCACCGCAATGTCCTGTCCGCGGCGCTCGACAGCCAGGGCCGGCTGTGGACGGTGGAGATGGGGCCGCAGGGAGGTGACGAGGTCAATCTCACCGAGGCAGGCAAGGACTACGGCTGGCCCACCATCGGGTATGGGGAGGAGTACTCCGGCGCGCCCATCCACCAGAGCACCCAGGCTCCGGGCATGGAGCAACCCGTGTACTACTGGGACCCGGTGATTGCCCCCTCGGGGATGACCATCTACTCCGGGACCCTGTTCCCCGAGTGGCGGAACAACATGTTCATCGGCGGCCTGGCCGCCCAGGCGCTGGTGCGGCTCATGGTGCGCAATGACCGCGTGGTGGGCGAGGAGCACCTCCTCAAGAACCTGAACGCGCGCATCCGCGAGGTGGTCCAGGGCCCCGAGGGCGCCCTCTACCTGCTCACCGACGCCACCAACGGCAAGCTGCTCAAGGTCACGCCGCAGTGA
- a CDS encoding double-CXXCG motif protein, giving the protein MRYFELGPTSETVAPKWRWSLAGKRPWRLPGTECPSCEAGGATIALNYPSVDLSELSEEREYRRPRFAPWDEYVRLRDRALPLMPQGAVVRPGTAMGPLAGRLRGLPPPVAMDAPWNLFAQPEGVERLLGAGLRGIKPVPTALKVGRDVPPSLELELQVGGDYAPECRPPLVGEPCPMCGTQRRGLAPYRWWLDPAALPETDVFRFRHNPACTIASERFVEVLRSMGDTGIRATEIAPPAAREMGALT; this is encoded by the coding sequence ATGCGCTACTTCGAGCTGGGTCCGACATCCGAGACAGTTGCTCCGAAGTGGCGATGGAGCCTCGCGGGCAAGCGCCCTTGGCGGCTTCCTGGAACGGAGTGCCCCAGCTGCGAGGCAGGCGGCGCGACCATCGCGCTCAACTACCCGAGCGTGGACCTGTCGGAACTGAGCGAGGAGCGCGAGTACCGGAGACCCCGGTTTGCGCCTTGGGATGAGTACGTCCGGCTTCGTGACCGGGCCCTGCCGCTCATGCCGCAGGGTGCTGTTGTGCGGCCGGGGACGGCGATGGGACCACTGGCGGGAAGGTTGCGAGGGCTCCCGCCGCCAGTGGCGATGGATGCGCCGTGGAACCTCTTCGCCCAGCCCGAGGGCGTGGAGCGACTCCTCGGTGCGGGGCTTCGCGGCATCAAGCCCGTGCCCACCGCGCTGAAGGTCGGACGCGACGTGCCCCCGTCGCTGGAGCTGGAACTGCAGGTAGGGGGGGACTACGCACCCGAGTGCCGTCCGCCGCTGGTGGGAGAGCCGTGCCCCATGTGCGGGACGCAGCGGCGGGGCCTTGCTCCGTACCGATGGTGGCTAGACCCTGCCGCGCTGCCGGAAACCGACGTGTTCCGCTTCCGGCACAACCCAGCTTGCACCATCGCGAGCGAGCGCTTCGTGGAAGTCCTTCGGAGCATGGGCGACACCGGCATCCGGGCGACGGAGATTGCGCCGCCTGCCGCGCGCGAGATGGGGGCACTGACGTAG